The Natronoarchaeum mannanilyticum genome includes the window CCGCGATCGCCGGCGCCCAGCCGTTCGGCCTGCTCGGCGAGGCGACGTTCCACTACGCCGACGTCACCCACCACCCCGACGAGGGCGGCGCCGGCGCCGACGATCTCGACGCCGCGCTCGCGGCGGGGTTCCAGACGCGCCTGCCCGGCTGGAACTGGACCGAAGGGGAGAGCCCCTTCGCGGTCGACGTCGCCGTTCGGCGCGCCGATCGGTGAACCGGCGCGGTGACGAGGTGGAACTGCGGCGTCACGATGCCAAAGGTCGGCGTCAGGATGCCGAACCGCGGCGTCGAGACGCCGAAGCCTGACCGTCGGTCGTCGGGAGTCGTTCGGGCGACTCACTAGTACGCCGCCGCGAGGTAGTCGTCAATCTCGGCGACGAACTCGTCGTCGTACGTCCAGAAGCCGAAGTACCGGTCGGGCTTGCGTTCTTCCGCGAGCAGGGCACAGGAGTTCGAGCCGCGGTTCGCGGCGGCGTCCGAGCCGCCGGCTGACCGGCCGGCGCCGTCCCGCTCGGCGGCGGTGTCGCGAAACACGACGAACCAGACTCGTCCGATATCCTCGTCGTCGGCCTCCTCGTGGAGCCGGACGCCCTCGACCGCCGGCGGCGTCCAGTCGGGCCGGCCGTACACGTGAACGTCGAGGTCGGTTTCGGAGCCGAGCCGGCGATACACCGACAGCTGGGACTGATAGGCCGACAGCGACTGGAAGCCCGCGCGAAGCCGTCCCTCGCCCGTTCGCCAGGCCCGGTCCTCGATCTCGCGGGTCGTCGCGAGCAGCTCGCGCCGCGAGTCCGTGCTGAACGCTGTCTCCCGGAACAGCGACAGGAACTGGCGGTACGCCGGGCTGTCGCCGCGGTCGCCCCAGGGCGGGGCGACCGTCGCCCGATCGGCCTCCCGGAGCGCGTCGAGGCCGATCGATCCCAGCGCCGCGCCGTTTTGCTGGACCAGCACGAACCCGTCGTCGGCGACCGCGGGCAGCGACTCGTGCGAGATCTCGACGTTACGGGTCGAAAACTGGTCGAGCAGCTCCTCGTGCGGTTCGGACGCGAAGACGGTGATCGTCGTCGCGGTTCGCTCGATGGCCGCGACGAGTTCCCGCAACGAGTCCACGCGCCCGGGCGCCCTAAACGGGGGGATCTCGTCCGGGAGATCGACCGCGGCGGACGATCGCTCGACGGCCGGCGCTTCGAGGTCGCTCGTCCTGTCGAGCAACTCCGAGAGCGGTTCCGGAAGCGATCGGGCGCTCGCGTAGTTCGTCTCGGCGTCGTAGTCGAGGAGGCCGGCGTCGTCGAGCGTCGGAAGGTGGGTGTGGTGGAGCTCGAGTTCGAGCCGGTCGTGATCCGCGCTGGTCGTCAGCCCCGCGTCGCTCTCGGCGCCGATCCAGCCGGAGACGACCCGGGCCAGCGTCGTCAGGTCCGCGCCGTCGCGGTCCCGGAGGTAGTAGAGCACGTACCGTCGCCGAACGTCGGTCAGCGCGGTCAGCGCAGCCTGCGGAACGTCCTCGAGCGGGTCGTCCGCGTCCG containing:
- a CDS encoding DUF7344 domain-containing protein, whose protein sequence is MGVDEEDRRPDADDPLEDVPQAALTALTDVRRRYVLYYLRDRDGADLTTLARVVSGWIGAESDAGLTTSADHDRLELELHHTHLPTLDDAGLLDYDAETNYASARSLPEPLSELLDRTSDLEAPAVERSSAAVDLPDEIPPFRAPGRVDSLRELVAAIERTATTITVFASEPHEELLDQFSTRNVEISHESLPAVADDGFVLVQQNGAALGSIGLDALREADRATVAPPWGDRGDSPAYRQFLSLFRETAFSTDSRRELLATTREIEDRAWRTGEGRLRAGFQSLSAYQSQLSVYRRLGSETDLDVHVYGRPDWTPPAVEGVRLHEEADDEDIGRVWFVVFRDTAAERDGAGRSAGGSDAAANRGSNSCALLAEERKPDRYFGFWTYDDEFVAEIDDYLAAAY